The sequence GCCGTCGCGCCGCAGGTAGGGCGTGGTCAGGGCCTGGAAGGTCGAGCGGCTGTCCAGACGCCGGTCGGCGTGCAGCCGCGCAAGCGGTTCTCCCGTGAGTTCGCCCGGCGACATGCCGAACTGCTGGTCGAGCGCTCCATTGGTCAGGCGCACCCGGCCCTGATCATCGGTGAAGGCCGCCGCGTCCTGCATCGACTGAAAGATCGCCTCGAACTCGGCGCGGGCCCGCTCCTGACGCTGCTGCATCTCGCGCAGGCGCGTGTTGGCCCCCTCTGCCCGCTCGCGGGCCGTGACCTGCCCCTGGATCAGCAGGTAAGCCACGCCCGCCGTGAACAGCCCGAGCAGCGCGATCAGCGGCGGCAGCAGCGTCAGGGGCTCGGACGTGAAGGAGATCGGGCGCTCGTAGGCCACGTCCCAGGTCTGCCCGGCCAGGCTCAGGCGGGTGCGGGCGTCGGTGCGCCCCAGCGCGGCGCCGCCAAACAGGGGCTGACCCCCCAGCAACAGACGCGGGGTCAGCCGGTCGCGGCCAAAGCTGTTTTGCAGTCCTTGCATGAAGTAATCGCCCCGGACCGCGACATACAGGAAGCCGCGCAGTCTGCCCTGGCCCGGCGTGGCGGGCGAGCCGTCCGCCTCACGCCAGACCGGCATGAAGATCAAAAAGCCCTCGAGCGGCTCTCCCCCCGGCCCGACCTGCACGAGCTTGACCGGCGACGTGGCCTGCACGCCGAGGGTGTCTCGTCCACCCTGGATCGCGGCGCGGCGGGCCGGCTCGCTGTACATGTCGAAGCCGAGCGCGCGGGTGTTCATAACCGTGAGCGGCGCGATGTACTGAATCACGGCCCGGTAGGGCTGGCTGGTCTGGGCCGGAAACACCTCCGGCACCGGTGCTGGACGGGGCGAGGCCGAGGCCAGCGTCTGACCCGGCTCCAGCCAGCGCGTGAAGCCGAGCGCCTGCACCTCAGGGTAGCGGGTCCCGAGGCCCAGGCCCGAGGTAAAAATCTTGAACCGCTCGGGCGTCGGCGGGTCCGCCTGCGAGAGCCAGAAGGCCCGCGAGGCCTGGAGCAGGCTCCCGAAGTCGTCGATGCGCGCCCGCATCGCCCCGGTGTGGGCAGCGATCTCGCGCTCGAGCCGCGCCTGCTGCTGCGCCTGGGTCAGCCGGGCGATCATCACCGCCGCCACGATGGAAAACAGCAGCACCGCCGCAAGCACGAGCGGGGCCACCCAGCGCGACCAGCCGGGAAACCCGGAAAACAGCGTGGCGCCGGGCTGAGGACGCACGCGGCTCAAGGCGCCGTCCTCTTCAGGTCCAACTTCTCGTGGAGCGCACCCAAAAAGACCTGGGGCGGCACCTCGAGCCCCGTCCAGGCGGCAAAGGCGAGCCGGGCCTGATGCGCGAGCATCCCCAGTCCGTTCTCGCCGCGCCGCCCTGCCGAGCGCACGTCCCGCAGCAGCCGGGTCTCGTGCGGCTGGTACACCATGTCGTACACGCCCGCGCCCGCAGGCAGCCGCCCAAAATCGAAGTCCGGGAGGGGCGACTCCTCAGGAGCGCCGAGCCCGGCACTGCTCGCGTTGATCACCAGCCCCACCTGTTCCCAGGGCACGCCCTCCACATCCACGGCCCGCACCAGCGCTGCGCCTTGCGGGCGCACCCACGCCGCCGCGAGGGCCTGGGCACGCTGCGGCGTGCGGTTGACCACGTACACCTCGCGCCCGAGCCCGGTGAGTGCCGCGTACACCGCCGCCCGCGCAGCCCCGCCCGCTCCGAGGACCACCACGGCGCCTTCCTGGGCACCGACCCCCGCATCTTCCAGCGCGCGCAGCAGCCCCGGCGCGTCGGTGTTGTCCCCCGAGAGCTGGCCCCCGCGGTGGATGACCGTGTTGACGGCCCCGATACGCCGCGCCGCGTCACTCAGGGCGTCGAGCAGCGGCAGCGCCGCCTCCTTGTGCGGCAGGCTGAGGTTGGCGCCGAGCACGCCGGGGCGGCGCAGCGCCGCGATCTGCGCGGGCAATGCGGCGGGCTCCACCCGCTGCGCCCGGTACTCCCCGCGCAAGCCGGCCCAGGCGAACGCCGCCGCGTGCATGGCCGGTGAGAGCGAGTGGCCCGCCGGATCGGCGTAGAGGTAAGCGCGAAGGGGCGAGGGGTCAGCCGCGGACAAGGTCACGCGCCCAGTGTAGCCAGCACGCCCCGATCGGCACAGCCGCCTGCGCCTCCCTCGGCGGCCCGTGCCGTCCAGAGCAAGGCTTAATGTGGCGCCTCACCTACCCATTCTTCCGCTGCTCTCCCTATGCTGCCCGGTGCAATGGTAAAGCGGCCGCGTTCCCTCCTTTCCTGGCTTCCCCAGCGGTGGGGAAGCCAACCGCTGCGCCGCCGCACGCTCCGGGCCTGGCTTCTCGGCGCCGCCGCCCTGGGTCCGGCGCAGGCGGCCCAGTGGCCCGGTGGCCTCGGGCCGGTGCCGCCCGCCCGCCCGCTGTTCGCCCCGGCCTGCGCCGCGCCGCAAAGCCCGCTGGAGCGCGCCGTGTGGGAGGTGGTCCGCGCCGGCGCGCCTGACCTGAGCTGCCTGAACGCCTTCGTTGGCTTTCAGCGCACGCCGCGCCCGGCCCCGGCCGCAGGGGGTGAGGCGCCCACCGACGCCTTTGACGAGATCGCCGCACAGATCCGCGCGGCCCGCAGCGAGGTGCTGCTTACCAACATGCAGTGGGACTTCGGGCCAGACGCTCAGGGACGGGGCATGGCGCCGGGCAGCGTGATCGCCGGCGCGGTCGCCGACCTCTACCGGCAGGTGCGCGCCGACCCCGCCGCCTACCCCCAGGGCATGGCGGTGCGGCTCTCGCTCGGGGGGTATCCGGACCTGCGGCGCACCATCGACGGCGCCACGCAGGTGCTCTCGCTCGCGCGGGAGCTGCGTGAGCGCGGGGTGGCGCTCGATGACCCCGCCGCCCGCTGGCGGCTGAGCCTGCTGCATTACCCCTACTTTCCCCACAGCCACGTCAAACTTCACGTGATCGACGGACAGGACGTGACGGTGGCGGGCTTCAACCTCAGCCGCGTGCAACTGCCCAAATCCGAGGGCGGAGACGACCAGCACGACATCGGGCTGCGGCTGCGCGGGCCAGTGGCCCAGGCGGGGGTGGCGGTCTTCGACGACCTGTGGAGAAACTCGCGCCAGCTGCGGTGCCCGCCGGGCGTAGCCCCCGAGCGGGTCTTTCAGAACTGCTCCCTCGGGGCGCCCGATCCGGTAAGCCACCCGCTCGCCGCCCAGTTCGCGCGCCCTGCTGGGGAAGCGCGCGCTTACCTGCTCTACCGCCGGCCTGGTGAGGACCAAGCCGACCGCGCGCATCTCGCCCTGCTCAATGCCGCGCGGCGCGAGATCGACCTGATGCAGGTGGATTTCAGCCCCGAGCCGACCTGCTGGGGCGCGAACGCGGGGCCGGCGGGGTGCGGCGCGGACTCGCCGTACTTTTCTTCCTACCTGCGCGCCGTGCTTGGTGCCATCGAGCGCGGGGTGCGGGTGCGGCTGCTCGTCATGCCCAACAGCACATCCCTCGAGCGCCCCGGCAACCGCGCGGGCATCGCCCTGCTCCGCTACGAGGCGCGGCGGCGCGGCCTGGAACGGCTGTTCGAGGTCCGCCACGTCAACTACAAGATGCATGACAAGGTGATTGCTGTCGACCGTGAACTCGTCTCGGTCGGCAGCGTCAACTTCCACTTCAGTTCGTGGGGTCCGCTCGGCCTCAACGAAGCGGCGCTGATCACGAACGACCCTGCCGCTCTGCGCGAGCACCAGGCCGAGTTCGAGTCGATCTGGACCTCACCGGTCCTCAGCCGGGCCGCCCCCGAAGAGCGCTGGCTGAGCCGGGTGCGCGCCGATCCTTCGCTCACCGGGAAGCCGGGTCCGGCCCAGCCCTCCCCCTCTGCCCCCTGAACAGGCGCCGTCCTGCCCGGTGCCCATGGAACGCGGCTTTTCCCGACCCACCCTGTCCTGACCTACACTGCCGGTATGACTCGCCTTGCTCCCCTTCCCCTGCTGGGCGCGGCGCTCGCCCTGCTGCTCAGCGCCTGCGCGCCCACCCAGACGGGGCCGCAGCTCGGACGCATCGTCAACGGCGCGACCGGCGAAGAGGGGACGGTGAGCTTCACGCGCGGCAGCCTGCGCCCGCGCGTCGCCGACCCCTTCGCGCCAGACAACGCGACCATCCGCATCGGCGGCCAGACCTACACGGGCCGCACGGTGATCCTCAGTGGCAGCCCCCTCGCCCTGCCCGCCGGCTGGTCGCTGAGCGTCGGGGTGGGAGGCGATACCGGGCTGGGACAGGGTGGGGCCCTCGGGTGGGGGACGCAGCTGGACAGCCCCCCGGCAGGCCGCGCCGTGCCCACCCGCAGCGGCAACCTGATCGCGCGCACCGCCGGAGCCGCGCCCCGCACCCTCACCTGCACCCTGAACGTGGACGAGCGCGAGCACGGTATCGGCGAATGCACCGGCCAGGACGGCGTGCGGTACGCGCTCCAGTTCTGAAGTCCTCCGCGCCCCGTCCTGTCCTGAGCTTCGGGAGTCACCGGCAGAAGGATGAAGAGGTGTTCGCCGGTCTCAGCGCGCAGGAGCGGGAGCGTGCTGTACGTCACCTCGCCGAGCTGCATTGCGCCAAATCTGGCCGATGAGATTCTCGTGATCAATGTGGGCGTCCGCCTTGGACCGAGCAAGCGGAATTGAGGACGCGCACCAGCGGGGCAAACGGGTGCGTTGGTGGGAAGCCCCTGAAAAAGAGGACTGAAAAAATCACCCCCCACTCGGAGAGGTGATTTCAGAGCCGAACTGGGCTCAAACTGGGCTCAGTTGGGTTTCTTGCCGGTATCCTTACCGCCCGGCTGGTCCTTTTTCAGGAAATCCTGGGTGACCGGCGTGGTCGCCGGCTTCTCCTCGGCGGGCTTGTCGCCCGGTGTGGCCGTAGCTGGCGCGTCCGCCCTGGGCCGGTCGCCTGGACGCGGAGCGGGGGAAGTGCTCGCCATGCCCACCGTCGCCGAGGTGCCGGGCGCCGGTGAGCTGCCGTACGTCGCGCCGGTCGTCCCGGCCTGGGTCCCGGCGCCAGTGCCGGGCGCGGGGGCCGGGGCCGCCTCGCCCGCCGACTCGATCCACATCTCGCCAATCACGCTCCGCACGCTGCGGCTCACCTGATGCAGTTGCTTGGCCGCGTCGGGATTGACCGACTCGACCGCGTCCAGCACCGCCTTACGCGCTTGAGGCATGCGGGCAAACACCACCGCGCCCGCGCCGAGCGCGAGCAGCAGCGCCGTGCCGCCACCGAGGGCCACGCCGCCCGCACCGGCGCCGAGTTCGCGGCTGCGGTCATGGGCATCTTTGCCTAGCCGCGAGAGGTCGCGGTCGAGACGCTTTTGCAGCGGGGCCACCTTGCGGTTCACGGCCTTTTCGAGCTTCTTCGCGTCCCAGTCGCGGTGGGTGCGGCGCAGTTCCTTCTGGGCGTCACGGCGAGCGCGGGCCAGCTGGCGCTCGGCGTCGCGCCGGCTTTCCTCGTAGGCGTCCTGGGCATGGGCGATCCATTCGCTCGCCCGGTCCTGAACCTCGGCCAGAAGCGACGTGCCCTGCTTGCTGGCCTGAAGCAGCGACTTGCGGGCGTCCTGGCGCTTGTCCTGCACCGCGTCACCGGCCTGATCGGCGAGGTCACTCGCGCGTTCCTGGAGACTGGAGATCAGCGAGCCGCCGCGCTTCTGAGCGACCTTCAGCGCCTTCTGGGCCTCCTTGCGGCGGTCCTCGGCCTCCTCGCCGAGGTCGCTCGCCAGCGCGCGCAACTTGGGCGCGTACTCCTTGCGGTAGTCCTTCCCAAACTGCTCGGCGGTTTCTGCCGCGCCCTCCTTGAGGTCTGCGGCGCGGGCGGCGGCGGCCTGGGCGAGGTTCGTGGCCGTGTCCTGGGCCTGCTCCAGCCAGTGCGGCGCTTCTTCGCGCAGGGTTTCGAGGGAGTGGCCGATGGCCGGGCGCACGGTTTCGGCGTATGTATCCTGCGCGGCGCGCGCGACGTCACGGGTGCTGGTCACGAGGCCGCGGCGCAGATCCCGGTTCAGGGCGAGCGCAGCGAAAGCCCCGAGCAAAACGAGGCTGCGCGCACTCATTCCACCAGTCGATGAATTGGTCATGTCGTACTCCTTTCCCACATCTGGCCGCCGCCCACAACGGCTGGGAGCGGCAGGGCGCCAGAAAGTCAACACGGCCATTGTGGCGCGGGGCTCAGAGCGGTATGTGGGGGGAATGTAATGCAGAATTCATCTTCCCCAGCGCTTTTTCCTCCGGGCGACGCCGGGTTCGGGACGGCCCCGGCCTCAAGCCAGCGCACGCTCGACCCGCCTGCCGATGCCGGTCAGCACCTCGTACTCGATGGTCCCGCCCCAGGCCGCCACGTCACGGACCGTGATCTCCCCCTCGCCCCACAGCTCGGCCCAGTCGCCGACCGCCACCTCCAGCCCGGTCACGTCTACCATGCACTGATCCATGCAGATGCGCCCGAGCACCGGCCGGCGCTCTCCGCCGATGAGCACCGAGGCCTTCTGGGTGGCGTTCCGTGGGTAGCCGTCGGCGTAGCCCATACCGACCACCGCGACCTCGGTCTCGCGCGTCGCCTGCCACAGGGCGCCGTAACTGATCGTCTCGCCGGGGTGCGCGGTGTGGCGCTGGGTGACGCGGGCGCGCAGGGTCATCACCGGGCGCAGGGGCAGGACCGGGCGCAGATGCGGCGGCGCGAAGCCGTACGACGCCAGCCCAGGACGCGCGAGGTTCATGCCGTCCAGCGCCCCGAAGCTCAGGACGCCGCCGCCGTTGGCACAGTGCGCGAGCACGGGCGGCAGCGCGGCGAGCACCGTGCGAAACCGGGCGAGTTGCTCACGCGCAAAGCTCAGGTCCTCCTCGTCGGCGGTGGCGAAGTGGGTGTAGACCCCTTCGAGCTGACCGCGCGCCGCCAGCCGGTGACCGATCTCGATGGCCCGCGCCGGCCGCGCACCGAGGCGGTTCATCCCGGTATCGACCTTGAGGTGGGCCACAGCGCCTTTCGGCAAGCGCTCGACCTCCTCCAACGAGCCCACCGGCAGGCGGACCCCGAGCGCCACCAGCTCCGGGACCTCCTCGGGGGCCGGCGGGGTCAGGAGCGTGACTGGTTTGCCAAGGTCCAGCGCCGCGATCTCTGCCGCTTCCTGGGGCGTCGCCACCGCCAGACCCCACACCGCTGGATGCGCGGCAGCCACCGCCGCGACGATCCGGGCGCCGTGGCCGTAGGCATCGGCCTTGACGGGCAACAGCAGCTTCGTGCCGCTGCGCGCGGCCAGCTGGGTCAGGTTGTGCCCGAGGGCGGCGGCGGAGACGGTAGCGACGGCGCGGGGCAGCATCGTTCCCAGCATAGTCCGCTCCCGCGCTTTCCACTGGGCTGCCGCGGCGCCTCCCCATACGACAAAGCCCCCACCACGCGGGGAGGGGCTGTGGGCCAGGGGGCGAGGGGAGCGAGCTACGCTGGGCGCTGCTCCCGGCTGTGAACCCAGAGGAGGGAACGTCCCTCCTTCTTCGCGCTTACTTCTGCTTCGCGGCGGCGTAGCGCCGGGCGACCTCGTCCCAGTTCACGACGTTCCAGAACGCGGCGAGGTAGTCGGGACGCTTGTTCTGGTAGTTGAGGTAGTAGGCGTGCTCCCACACGTCCACACCGAGGATCGGAGTGCCGCTCACGCCCGCGACCTCGGTGCCCATCAGCGGGTTGTCCTGGTTGGCGGTGCTCACCACGTCGAGCTGGCCATCCCTGACGACCAGCCACGCCCAACCCGAGCCGAAGCGGGTCTTGGCCGCGTCCTCGAACTTCTGCTTGAACGCATCGTAGGAACCAAACGCGCTGCTGATCGCTTCCATCAGCTCGCCGCCAGGCTGACCGCCCTGGTTGGGCCCCATCACCTGCCAGAACAGGCTGTGGTTGGCGTGCCCGCCGGCGTTGTTGCGCAGGGCCGTCTTCTTGTCTGCCGGCACCGAGGCCAGCTTCTGAATCAGCTCCTCGACGGGCAGATCGGCAAATTCGGTGCCTTCGAGGGCCTTATTCGCGTTGTCGATGTAGGTCTGGTGGTGCTTGGTGTGGTGGATTTCCATCGTGCGCTGGTCGATGTGCGGCGCGAGGGCATCGTAGGCATAAGGCAGCTGAGGCAGGGTGTAGGCCATGAGAATTCTCCTTTATGGGCGCCGGCCAGATGGACCTCATCCGGTCCGGCGGCTGATCCTCATCTTACTGAGGGGCGATGAGGGTGCGCCGTGCCCATGGGCTTTAGGGGAGCTTGGGAATTGTCGGGGCGCGCGACCTCCCCCCAGAGGATGGCCCCGGCCTTCCCTCAGCGGGGAGGCTGCCTGGGGGGGGACGGGGGGGGTGGGCGGGATGGCGCTTGTGAGGAATGGGTCAGGGCACAGACGCTATTGCCTGACAGGACTCCTCACCCTCTACACGACAAACGCTCTAATGCAGCGGCACATGCCCCGGAAAGCCGATCAGGAGGTCGAGCAGGTCCCCCACCATCGCCGACGCGGTGACGAGCCCGCCCGCGCCGCCGCCCGCGAAGATCAGGGGGCCGCATTCCTCGCCCTCGTACACCAGCGCGTTGCGGCTCGCGCCCGCCGTGCACA is a genomic window of Deinococcus reticulitermitis containing:
- the aroE gene encoding shikimate dehydrogenase, with the protein product MTLSAADPSPLRAYLYADPAGHSLSPAMHAAAFAWAGLRGEYRAQRVEPAALPAQIAALRRPGVLGANLSLPHKEAALPLLDALSDAARRIGAVNTVIHRGGQLSGDNTDAPGLLRALEDAGVGAQEGAVVVLGAGGAARAAVYAALTGLGREVYVVNRTPQRAQALAAAWVRPQGAALVRAVDVEGVPWEQVGLVINASSAGLGAPEESPLPDFDFGRLPAGAGVYDMVYQPHETRLLRDVRSAGRRGENGLGMLAHQARLAFAAWTGLEVPPQVFLGALHEKLDLKRTAP
- the alr gene encoding alanine racemase: MLPRAVATVSAAALGHNLTQLAARSGTKLLLPVKADAYGHGARIVAAVAAAHPAVWGLAVATPQEAAEIAALDLGKPVTLLTPPAPEEVPELVALGVRLPVGSLEEVERLPKGAVAHLKVDTGMNRLGARPARAIEIGHRLAARGQLEGVYTHFATADEEDLSFAREQLARFRTVLAALPPVLAHCANGGGVLSFGALDGMNLARPGLASYGFAPPHLRPVLPLRPVMTLRARVTQRHTAHPGETISYGALWQATRETEVAVVGMGYADGYPRNATQKASVLIGGERRPVLGRICMDQCMVDVTGLEVAVGDWAELWGEGEITVRDVAAWGGTIEYEVLTGIGRRVERALA
- a CDS encoding phospholipase D-like domain-containing protein, with amino-acid sequence MVKRPRSLLSWLPQRWGSQPLRRRTLRAWLLGAAALGPAQAAQWPGGLGPVPPARPLFAPACAAPQSPLERAVWEVVRAGAPDLSCLNAFVGFQRTPRPAPAAGGEAPTDAFDEIAAQIRAARSEVLLTNMQWDFGPDAQGRGMAPGSVIAGAVADLYRQVRADPAAYPQGMAVRLSLGGYPDLRRTIDGATQVLSLARELRERGVALDDPAARWRLSLLHYPYFPHSHVKLHVIDGQDVTVAGFNLSRVQLPKSEGGDDQHDIGLRLRGPVAQAGVAVFDDLWRNSRQLRCPPGVAPERVFQNCSLGAPDPVSHPLAAQFARPAGEARAYLLYRRPGEDQADRAHLALLNAARREIDLMQVDFSPEPTCWGANAGPAGCGADSPYFSSYLRAVLGAIERGVRVRLLVMPNSTSLERPGNRAGIALLRYEARRRGLERLFEVRHVNYKMHDKVIAVDRELVSVGSVNFHFSSWGPLGLNEAALITNDPAALREHQAEFESIWTSPVLSRAAPEERWLSRVRADPSLTGKPGPAQPSPSAP
- the sodA gene encoding superoxide dismutase [Mn], whose translation is MAYTLPQLPYAYDALAPHIDQRTMEIHHTKHHQTYIDNANKALEGTEFADLPVEELIQKLASVPADKKTALRNNAGGHANHSLFWQVMGPNQGGQPGGELMEAISSAFGSYDAFKQKFEDAAKTRFGSGWAWLVVRDGQLDVVSTANQDNPLMGTEVAGVSGTPILGVDVWEHAYYLNYQNKRPDYLAAFWNVVNWDEVARRYAAAKQK
- a CDS encoding alginate biosynthesis protein AlgP, producing the protein MSARSLVLLGAFAALALNRDLRRGLVTSTRDVARAAQDTYAETVRPAIGHSLETLREEAPHWLEQAQDTATNLAQAAAARAADLKEGAAETAEQFGKDYRKEYAPKLRALASDLGEEAEDRRKEAQKALKVAQKRGGSLISSLQERASDLADQAGDAVQDKRQDARKSLLQASKQGTSLLAEVQDRASEWIAHAQDAYEESRRDAERQLARARRDAQKELRRTHRDWDAKKLEKAVNRKVAPLQKRLDRDLSRLGKDAHDRSRELGAGAGGVALGGGTALLLALGAGAVVFARMPQARKAVLDAVESVNPDAAKQLHQVSRSVRSVIGEMWIESAGEAAPAPAPGTGAGTQAGTTGATYGSSPAPGTSATVGMASTSPAPRPGDRPRADAPATATPGDKPAEEKPATTPVTQDFLKKDQPGGKDTGKKPN